AACCGTGCACATGCTATTTATCTGTAATTCCACAGCGGACTCAGGGGAAACGGATCCGAATTCCTCAAGGGAATAACTCAGTGCCCTTGCCATTATCTCGACAAACTTGCCGGTGCCGGCTGCGCACCTGTCGTTCATCTCGAATTTCTTGACGCAACCGGCATCATCGAGGCTTATGACCTTGGTGTCCTGCCCGCCTATGTCTATAATGGTGCGGCACGAAGGGAACATAGCACGCGCTCCCCTCGCAAACGCTTTTATCTCGGTTATAGTCTTTATGTCAGTGTGGACTTCAAGGAGATGCCGCCCGTAGCCCGTGGCAACGACACTGTCGACAGGAGTTTCCTCAAGGAGTCTCATACACCTTTCAATCGGGTCAAAAGAAGTCTCGACCACTTTTATATCTTTGAGTTCCCCACCTTCAAGAAGGGTCGCCTTTATGAACCTTGAGCCTATGTCTATGCCAAGAGCCTTCATGTCCCTATCTCAGCATTTCAATAAAGGCTTCCACCCTTGTTTTAAGCTGTCCGAAATCCTCCATGCTGTAATCCGTCTCTATCCGCATGAAGGGCACCCCTGTAACGGCATTCTCAACCTTGTAAGCCTCCATCATGTAAGGGGTGCAGAACTGGAGGGAGTAGTGTATGACGCCGTCCGCCTTCAGTCCATTGACAAGGGCTTTTATGTTGTCGAGCCTCTCGGTGTTCGGCGTAAAGCAGGCGCAGTCTATGCCGAGATAGCGGGAGGCCAGTTTTTCCATAGCCTCATCCACACTTGAAAAATTCTCGTCAAGCAAGTCCCTATGGTTTCTTTCTCCTATGCAGGACTCCTCGCCTACCACAACGGCCCCGCTTCCCTCGCTTATCGCATGGAGCTTCCAGTTGGGTATCGCCATCGGAGAGCCTGAGACAAGTATGCGTGGCGCTCCTTTGGGCATAATGCCGATACCATCTCTGACCCTTCCTTCAAGTTCATCACAGAGCCTGTTTGTCATCTCCGTAAACCTTAGCGGGTCGTCATAGAAGGAGATCTGGTTTACAAGAAGGGCGTCGAGGCCCGATATCGGGGCAGGGTCTGCCGCCCTAAGCCTGCTAAGCCTCTGAAGAGCTTTTCTTTTTGCGTTTACTACGGAGGTAGCCTTTTTAAGATTCTCAACAGTTATCCTCTTGCCGGATAGTTCTTCCATCTTATCTTTGAACCTCTTCACTTCGCTGAGCCAGAGCTTCATGTCCTCGGCTGTCTTCATGTGAGGCACTTCCATGACATAGACCTTCTTGGTTATGCCTCCGAATATCTCGTATGCTTTCTTCTTGCCGTCACAGGTCGTCTCGCCGACTATGAGGTCTGTGGTCTCCACATAAGGGCAAAGGCCCGAGAGCTTGAACCCCATAAATGCCTTTATCAGGGCGCAGGTATTTCTCGGTATGAATTTCTCGGCCTCGCCAGAGCCAACCTCGGCCCCGGCACAAAGGCCGATGCACACCCCGTCAACTGATAGCACAATCTCTTCGGGCACATAAATGCAGAATGTGCCTACGACTTTTCTGCCTTTTGCCTTGGCCTTAAGTATCTCCTCGATTCTAAGACCGTGCACCTCAGAGATGACGAAATCAAAATACTCCATAGCATTAGGTCTGTTGGCTTGGGAAAGATAGATGCTCTTATATGTGTCTGAGAGTACTCCGAGCAATCCGGCATGGTTTTCAAGATTGAGTCCCAGATTCTTCCACATTGAAGTGTAGTCTTTACCGCTCATGTCTCCTCCAATTAGATTGTTCAAGCCCTGAATCGGTTCAGCAGATTCAAGACTTAATGGGTTTTTGAATTAAGGTTCTACTTTGAGGAGATGCGGTAGGAGAGAATCTTAGCTAAAGAAGATTATCAACGGCTCGGATGGCAATTGACCGCACACTCCCCTGTAAACCTCGACCAGGTTTTTGAGGACTACTTCAGCCAAAAGCCGCTTTGAAAAGTCCTACTATAAACAGTGCGGTCACCTATCCACCTCCCTTCTTAAGATTAGTAAATTATAAAGATAAACGTTAAAGCCTGTCAATGGCTATTCCTCATTGTGTCAAGCCAATTTAGAAATGTCCTATTTTTGTTAATTTGGGGTTTCACCCCAAACCCCAGTTGCTTTTCTTTATGCCCAAGAAAAGTAACCAAAAGAATCGCACCCATGAAAATTTCGGT
Above is a window of Nitrospirota bacterium DNA encoding:
- a CDS encoding 2-hydroxyacyl-CoA dehydratase, with the translated sequence MSGKDYTSMWKNLGLNLENHAGLLGVLSDTYKSIYLSQANRPNAMEYFDFVISEVHGLRIEEILKAKAKGRKVVGTFCIYVPEEIVLSVDGVCIGLCAGAEVGSGEAEKFIPRNTCALIKAFMGFKLSGLCPYVETTDLIVGETTCDGKKKAYEIFGGITKKVYVMEVPHMKTAEDMKLWLSEVKRFKDKMEELSGKRITVENLKKATSVVNAKRKALQRLSRLRAADPAPISGLDALLVNQISFYDDPLRFTEMTNRLCDELEGRVRDGIGIMPKGAPRILVSGSPMAIPNWKLHAISEGSGAVVVGEESCIGERNHRDLLDENFSSVDEAMEKLASRYLGIDCACFTPNTERLDNIKALVNGLKADGVIHYSLQFCTPYMMEAYKVENAVTGVPFMRIETDYSMEDFGQLKTRVEAFIEMLR